A region from the Mycolicibacterium phlei genome encodes:
- a CDS encoding SDR family oxidoreductase: MSAFTDRTLVVSGGSRGIGLAIALAAARRGANVVLLAKTAEPHPKLPGTVYTAVEEVQAAGGKGVAVVGDVRKEEDVQRAVDAAVENFGGIDAVINNASAIATEPTEQLTAKKFDLMMDINVRGTFLLTKAALPHLRRSADAHVITLAPPLNLNPHWLGAHPSYTLSKYGMTLLSLGWAAEYADAGIGFSCLWPQTYIATAAVANAPGFSDALDRSRDPQIMGDAAALILSRPPADVNGKCFIDADLLRESGVTDLSRYGGGDDPILDIFVDKS; encoded by the coding sequence ATGTCCGCCTTTACTGACCGCACGCTGGTGGTGTCCGGCGGCAGTCGCGGAATCGGCTTGGCGATCGCGCTCGCCGCGGCCCGCCGCGGCGCCAACGTCGTGTTGCTGGCGAAGACCGCCGAGCCCCACCCCAAGCTCCCGGGGACGGTCTACACCGCCGTCGAGGAGGTACAGGCCGCCGGCGGCAAGGGGGTGGCCGTGGTGGGCGACGTCCGCAAGGAGGAAGACGTGCAGCGCGCCGTCGACGCGGCCGTGGAGAACTTCGGCGGCATCGACGCCGTCATCAACAACGCCAGCGCGATCGCCACCGAGCCGACCGAGCAGCTGACCGCCAAGAAGTTCGACCTGATGATGGACATCAACGTCCGCGGCACGTTCCTGCTCACCAAGGCGGCGCTCCCGCACCTGCGCCGCTCGGCCGACGCGCACGTCATCACGCTGGCTCCCCCGCTGAACCTCAACCCGCACTGGCTGGGCGCACACCCGTCGTACACGTTGTCCAAGTACGGGATGACGCTGCTGTCGCTGGGCTGGGCCGCCGAGTACGCCGACGCCGGAATCGGTTTCAGCTGCCTGTGGCCGCAGACCTACATCGCGACGGCCGCGGTGGCCAACGCGCCGGGCTTCTCCGATGCCCTGGACCGGTCGCGCGATCCGCAGATCATGGGCGACGCGGCGGCGCTGATCCTGTCGCGCCCGCCTGCCGACGTGAACGGCAAGTGCTTCATCGACGCCGATCTGCTGCGCGAGTCCGGCGTGACCGACCTGTCCCGTTACGGCGGTGGGGACGACCCCATCCTTGATATCTTCGTCGACAAATCATGA
- a CDS encoding class I adenylate-forming enzyme family protein, whose amino-acid sequence MSISLLLEMASSNPDRTAVVSGDLRLTTGELSTLADGGAGVIAASGAEHVAYVGLGGAMLPLLLFSSARAGVPVTPLNYRLSAEGLRELIDRLPQPLVVVDKAYRDMVAGVGKQVVGSDEFLDNARTAEPAAEFPDPEDVGVVLFTSGTTSRPKAVELTHNNLTSYITGTVEFDSAEPDDAALICVPPYHIAGVSAALSNLYAGRRMVYLPQFDPREWVRLVQQEGVTSATVVPTMLDRIVTVLEADGATLSTLRTLAYGGSKVPLPLVRKALELMPDVGFVNAYGLTETSSTIAVLGPEDHRTALASDDEKVLRRLGSVGQPVPGIEVQIRDDEGNVLGPGETGELYVRGEQVSGRYAEIGSVLDENGWFPTKDVAMLDEDGYLFIGGRSDDTIIRGGENIAPAEIEDVLVEHPQVRDCAVFGAEDAEWGQIIVAAVVPANGSTPDPEALREFVRGQLRGSRTPDRVIFLDELPTSPTGKVLRRELVAEFTASS is encoded by the coding sequence ATGAGCATCTCGCTGCTGCTCGAGATGGCCTCGAGCAATCCCGACCGGACCGCCGTGGTGTCCGGTGACTTACGTTTGACCACAGGGGAATTGAGCACGCTGGCCGACGGCGGTGCCGGCGTCATCGCCGCGTCGGGCGCCGAGCATGTCGCCTACGTGGGTCTGGGCGGGGCGATGCTGCCGCTGCTGCTGTTCTCCTCCGCGCGCGCCGGCGTGCCGGTGACGCCGCTGAACTACCGGCTGTCCGCAGAGGGGCTGCGCGAGCTCATCGACCGGCTGCCCCAGCCGCTGGTGGTCGTCGACAAGGCGTACCGGGACATGGTCGCCGGCGTCGGTAAGCAGGTGGTCGGCTCCGACGAGTTCCTCGACAACGCCCGCACGGCCGAACCCGCCGCGGAGTTCCCGGACCCCGAGGACGTCGGCGTCGTGCTGTTCACCTCGGGCACCACATCGCGGCCGAAAGCCGTTGAACTGACCCATAACAACCTGACCAGCTACATCACCGGCACGGTCGAGTTCGACTCAGCCGAACCCGACGACGCCGCGCTGATCTGCGTGCCGCCGTACCACATCGCCGGCGTCAGCGCCGCGCTGTCGAACCTGTACGCGGGCCGCCGGATGGTGTACCTGCCGCAGTTCGATCCCCGCGAGTGGGTGCGGCTGGTGCAGCAGGAGGGCGTGACGTCGGCGACGGTGGTGCCGACGATGCTCGACCGCATCGTCACCGTCCTGGAGGCCGACGGAGCGACGCTGTCCACACTGCGCACCCTGGCCTACGGCGGCTCGAAGGTGCCACTGCCCTTGGTGCGCAAGGCTCTTGAGCTGATGCCCGACGTCGGGTTCGTCAACGCCTACGGGCTGACCGAGACCAGCTCGACGATCGCCGTTCTCGGTCCCGAGGACCACCGCACCGCGCTGGCGTCCGACGACGAGAAGGTGCTGCGCCGGCTGGGGTCGGTCGGCCAGCCGGTCCCCGGTATCGAGGTGCAGATCCGCGACGACGAGGGCAACGTCCTGGGTCCGGGCGAGACCGGTGAACTGTATGTGCGCGGCGAGCAGGTGTCCGGGCGCTACGCCGAGATCGGGTCGGTGCTCGACGAGAACGGCTGGTTCCCGACCAAGGACGTCGCGATGCTCGACGAGGACGGCTACCTGTTCATCGGCGGGCGCTCCGACGACACGATCATCCGCGGCGGCGAGAACATCGCCCCCGCCGAGATCGAGGACGTGCTGGTCGAACACCCACAGGTCCGCGACTGCGCGGTGTTCGGCGCCGAGGACGCCGAGTGGGGCCAGATCATCGTCGCCGCGGTGGTGCCCGCCAACGGTTCGACACCGGACCCCGAGGCGCTGCGCGAGTTCGTCCGCGGCCAGCTGCGCGGATCCCGCACCCCCGACCGGGTGATTTTCCTCGACGAACTGCCCACCAGTCCGACCGGCAAGGTGTTGCGGCGCGAGCTGGTTGCCGAGTTCACCGCTAGTTCTTAA
- a CDS encoding adenylate/guanylate cyclase domain-containing protein — protein sequence MRPRRLLIRYTAGLTSAYLLTAGEVIAIVLALGGRDVLTVGNIATAAALLVVGAVVVCGSAVAILRPSLRFLREGRPPTEAERLSTLQMMGRQSAATLAPWLVAAGVLIPMNLAAGSRALAVIGSAMLFGAVATVCTGFLFTLRTLRPVLAGIAPDSTVPRIIAPGVRARLMLMWTVCTGLPGLAIATLLVMRANGWLLEETAAIELALLVLALVAVVLGLRALILTSMSISDPLQEVIQAMADVEKGRIDRSVDVYEWSEIGRLQRGFNSMVAGLRERDRLRDLFGRHVGEEVARRAVRENVSLTGDVRVAAVLFIDLVDSTRLAATHEPEQVAALLNDFFRVVVAAVDERHGLINKFQGDAALAVFGAPLRIDAPETAALSTARALATELRALGLDFGIGVSAGAVFAGNIGAENRYEYTVIGDPVNEAARLADRAKEFDARVLCSGTALSHADEDERRWWTPAGSEVLRGRTAPTQLAVPISEPG from the coding sequence GTGAGGCCGCGCCGCCTGCTGATCCGATACACGGCGGGGCTGACGTCGGCTTATCTACTCACCGCCGGTGAGGTCATCGCGATCGTGCTGGCGCTGGGCGGCCGTGATGTCCTGACCGTCGGCAACATCGCCACCGCCGCGGCGCTGCTGGTCGTCGGGGCCGTCGTGGTCTGCGGCAGCGCCGTGGCGATCCTGCGCCCGTCGCTGCGCTTCCTGCGCGAGGGCCGGCCACCCACCGAGGCCGAACGCCTGTCGACGCTGCAGATGATGGGGCGGCAGTCGGCGGCGACGCTGGCACCCTGGCTGGTCGCGGCCGGCGTGCTGATCCCGATGAACCTGGCGGCGGGCAGCCGGGCACTCGCGGTGATCGGCTCGGCGATGCTGTTCGGCGCCGTCGCCACGGTGTGCACCGGGTTCCTGTTCACGCTGCGCACCCTGCGGCCGGTACTGGCCGGCATCGCACCGGACTCCACCGTGCCCCGGATCATCGCCCCCGGCGTGCGCGCGCGGCTGATGCTGATGTGGACGGTCTGCACCGGGCTGCCGGGCCTGGCCATCGCCACGCTGCTGGTGATGCGCGCCAACGGCTGGCTGCTCGAGGAGACCGCGGCCATCGAGCTGGCGCTGCTGGTGCTGGCGTTGGTGGCGGTGGTGCTCGGACTGCGCGCGCTGATCCTGACCTCGATGTCGATCTCGGATCCGCTGCAGGAGGTGATCCAGGCGATGGCCGACGTCGAGAAGGGCCGCATCGACCGCTCGGTCGACGTCTACGAGTGGTCCGAGATCGGCCGTCTGCAGCGTGGTTTCAACAGCATGGTGGCCGGACTGCGGGAACGCGACCGGCTGCGCGACCTGTTCGGCCGCCACGTCGGCGAGGAGGTGGCCCGGCGCGCGGTGCGGGAGAACGTCTCGCTCACCGGCGACGTGCGCGTGGCCGCCGTGCTGTTCATCGACCTGGTGGACTCGACCAGGCTGGCCGCCACCCACGAACCCGAACAGGTCGCCGCACTGCTCAACGACTTCTTCCGCGTCGTGGTCGCCGCCGTCGACGAACGGCACGGCCTGATCAACAAGTTCCAGGGTGACGCGGCGCTGGCGGTGTTCGGCGCACCGCTGCGCATCGACGCGCCGGAGACCGCCGCGCTGAGCACCGCCCGCGCGCTGGCCACCGAACTGAGGGCGCTGGGCCTGGACTTCGGTATCGGGGTGTCCGCGGGTGCGGTGTTCGCGGGCAACATCGGCGCCGAGAACCGCTACGAGTACACCGTGATCGGCGACCCGGTGAACGAGGCCGCCCGGCTGGCGGACCGGGCCAAGGAGTTCGACGCCCGAGTGCTGTGCTCAGGTACCGCGTTGTCCCACGCCGACGAGGACGAGCGGCGGTGGTGGACTCCCGCCGGGTCGGAGGTGCTGCGGGGCCGCACCGCGCCGACGCAGTTGGCCGTGCCGATCTCCGAACCCGGTTAG
- a CDS encoding MFS transporter — MAADARTLRTAVGGAAVGNTVEWFDFAIYGFLATYIADKFFPPGDETAALLSTFAIFAAAFFMRPLGGFFFGPLADRIGRQRVLALVILLMSASTLAIGLVPSYDSIGVAAPLLLLVLRCLQGFSAGGEYGSGACFLAEYAPDRHRGFIVSFLVWSVVIGFLLGSLTVTGLEAVLSQSAMDSYGWRIPFLIAGVLGVVGLYIRLKLADTPEFERLRDEGGVAESPLREAVSTSWRPILQIIGLVVIHNVGFYLVFTYLPSYFTQTLNFSKIDAFISITVACLVAIVLIPPLGALSDRIGRKPLLYTGAIAFAVGVYPMFLLLNSGSLAAAVAAHAVLSAIEAVFVSASLAAGAELFATRVRSSGYSIGYNVSVAIFGGTAPYVATWLVARTGNQMAPAFYVIAAAVITLATLLTMRETARRPLRAHIAHID; from the coding sequence ATGGCTGCGGATGCGCGGACGCTGAGAACCGCCGTCGGGGGCGCGGCGGTCGGCAACACCGTCGAGTGGTTCGACTTCGCCATCTACGGATTCCTGGCGACGTACATCGCCGACAAGTTCTTCCCGCCCGGTGACGAGACCGCCGCGCTGCTCAGCACGTTCGCGATCTTCGCCGCCGCGTTCTTCATGCGCCCGCTCGGCGGGTTCTTCTTCGGCCCGCTGGCCGACCGGATCGGCCGCCAGCGGGTGCTCGCCCTGGTGATCCTGCTGATGTCGGCGTCCACGCTGGCGATCGGGTTGGTGCCCAGCTACGACTCGATCGGCGTCGCGGCGCCGCTGCTGCTGCTGGTGCTGCGCTGCCTGCAGGGATTCTCGGCGGGCGGCGAGTACGGCAGCGGCGCGTGCTTTCTGGCCGAGTACGCACCCGACCGGCACCGCGGCTTCATCGTCTCGTTTCTGGTGTGGTCGGTGGTCATCGGCTTCCTGCTCGGCTCGCTGACCGTCACCGGTCTGGAGGCCGTGCTGTCGCAGAGCGCGATGGACTCCTACGGCTGGCGGATCCCGTTCCTGATCGCCGGTGTGCTGGGCGTCGTCGGGCTCTACATCCGGCTCAAGCTGGCGGACACCCCGGAGTTCGAGCGGCTGCGCGACGAGGGTGGGGTCGCCGAATCGCCGCTGCGCGAGGCGGTCTCCACGTCGTGGCGGCCGATCCTGCAGATCATCGGTCTGGTGGTGATCCACAACGTCGGCTTCTACCTGGTGTTCACCTACCTGCCAAGCTATTTCACCCAGACGCTGAACTTCAGCAAGATCGACGCGTTCATCTCGATCACGGTTGCGTGTCTGGTCGCGATCGTCCTGATCCCGCCGCTGGGGGCACTGTCGGACCGCATCGGCCGCAAACCGTTGCTGTACACCGGCGCGATCGCCTTCGCCGTCGGCGTCTATCCGATGTTCCTGCTGCTCAATTCGGGATCTCTGGCGGCCGCGGTCGCCGCGCACGCGGTGCTGTCGGCGATTGAGGCGGTGTTCGTGTCGGCGTCGCTGGCCGCCGGGGCCGAGCTGTTCGCCACCCGGGTGCGCTCCAGCGGCTACTCGATCGGCTACAACGTTTCGGTGGCGATCTTCGGCGGCACCGCACCGTATGTGGCGACCTGGCTCGTGGCGCGCACCGGCAACCAGATGGCGCCCGCCTTCTACGTGATCGCGGCGGCGGTGATCACGCTGGCGACACTGCTGACCATGCGGGAGACCGCGCGCCGCCCGCTGCGCGCGCACATAGCGCACATCGATTGA
- a CDS encoding PHP domain-containing protein → MSSLPTDSHVHSEWSWDAPSGSMLGSCARAVELGLPAIAFTEHVDHTVWTPTAEELENNDYPPGIADGGAIVPPAFDTVGYLAALQECRDRYPQLRILSGLELGEPHWHSASVREVLAAGPFDRVLGSLHCLADRGGFAEPDGLFEHRDPFEVIRSYLAEVAELVCSSEPFEILAHIDYPVRDWPASAGPFDPVVFEEEFRHALRCTAESGRALEINTVVPLNSHILRWWHEEGGQSVSFGSDAHEPEAVARGFARVADFAQAHGFRPGPDPFALWTRQD, encoded by the coding sequence ATGTCGTCGCTGCCCACCGACAGCCATGTCCACAGCGAGTGGTCCTGGGACGCCCCCAGCGGGTCGATGCTCGGATCGTGCGCGCGCGCAGTCGAACTCGGTCTGCCCGCGATCGCCTTCACCGAGCATGTCGACCACACGGTCTGGACGCCGACCGCCGAGGAGCTCGAGAACAACGACTACCCGCCGGGCATCGCCGACGGCGGGGCGATTGTCCCGCCGGCCTTCGACACCGTCGGATACCTGGCCGCCCTGCAGGAGTGCCGCGACCGCTACCCGCAACTGCGCATCCTGAGCGGACTGGAACTCGGTGAGCCGCACTGGCATTCCGCTTCGGTACGCGAGGTGCTGGCCGCAGGCCCCTTCGACCGGGTGCTCGGATCGCTGCACTGCCTGGCCGACCGTGGCGGTTTCGCCGAGCCCGACGGGCTGTTCGAGCACCGCGACCCGTTCGAGGTGATCCGCAGCTACCTCGCCGAGGTGGCCGAATTGGTGTGCAGCAGCGAGCCGTTCGAGATTCTCGCGCATATCGACTACCCGGTGCGGGACTGGCCCGCCTCGGCGGGACCGTTCGATCCGGTGGTCTTCGAGGAGGAGTTCCGCCACGCCCTGCGGTGCACGGCGGAGTCCGGCCGGGCACTTGAGATCAACACCGTCGTGCCGCTGAACTCGCACATCCTGCGCTGGTGGCATGAGGAGGGCGGTCAGTCCGTGTCCTTCGGCAGCGATGCCCACGAACCCGAAGCCGTGGCCCGTGGGTTCGCCCGGGTGGCGGACTTCGCGCAGGCGCACGGTTTCCGGCCGGGACCCGACCCGTTCGCCCTGTGGACCCGCCAGGACTGA
- a CDS encoding ABC transporter substrate-binding protein — MKKLLPLAFACASTVMLAACGGGEPATVGAGETNPGDAGSISGTIRLYSYEDGFDPGYIASFREQYPNIKLETASFGSNEEAIAKLKSGFKADVINTCVDEGALEAVEAGLYAPLDTARLENWDDIWPAMKEMPGIVYEGKTYVVPVDAGMGGLIYNVDKVVPAPDSWTDLFDPKYRGHAALEDNAVTAINVGALAMGISDPPNMDAEQLQKVKDYLIEQRSQFRTWWGDTGELASLLKSGEVDITSGYTGTTAELQADGVNVEWAPAKEGRIMWTCGYGISPDIAEGNVDAAYALLNWYTSVPAQAYAATNWNYMASNKKVLDAVTPEVRETASLETLADLDNVIPASPPKDRAAWVKAWAEVKSS; from the coding sequence GTGAAGAAACTGTTGCCCCTAGCGTTCGCCTGTGCGTCAACAGTGATGCTCGCCGCCTGTGGCGGCGGTGAGCCGGCCACCGTGGGAGCGGGGGAGACCAATCCGGGCGACGCCGGCTCCATCTCCGGAACCATCCGCCTCTACTCGTACGAGGATGGTTTCGACCCCGGCTACATCGCGTCCTTCCGCGAGCAGTACCCCAACATCAAGCTGGAGACCGCGAGCTTCGGCAGCAACGAGGAGGCCATCGCCAAACTCAAGTCGGGGTTCAAGGCCGACGTGATCAACACCTGCGTCGACGAGGGCGCGCTGGAGGCCGTCGAGGCGGGACTGTACGCGCCGCTGGACACCGCGCGGCTGGAGAACTGGGACGACATCTGGCCGGCGATGAAGGAGATGCCCGGAATCGTCTACGAGGGCAAGACGTACGTGGTTCCAGTCGACGCCGGCATGGGCGGTCTGATCTACAACGTGGACAAGGTCGTCCCGGCGCCGGACTCCTGGACCGACCTCTTCGATCCCAAGTACCGGGGGCACGCCGCGCTGGAGGACAACGCGGTCACCGCGATCAACGTCGGTGCGCTGGCGATGGGCATCAGCGACCCGCCGAACATGGACGCCGAGCAGTTGCAAAAGGTGAAGGACTATCTGATCGAACAGCGTTCGCAGTTCCGCACGTGGTGGGGTGACACCGGTGAACTGGCGTCGCTGCTCAAGTCCGGCGAGGTCGACATCACCAGCGGGTACACCGGCACCACCGCCGAACTGCAGGCCGACGGCGTCAACGTGGAGTGGGCGCCCGCCAAGGAGGGCCGGATCATGTGGACGTGCGGCTACGGCATCAGCCCCGACATCGCCGAGGGGAACGTCGACGCCGCCTATGCGCTACTGAACTGGTACACCAGCGTGCCCGCCCAGGCCTACGCCGCGACCAACTGGAATTACATGGCGTCCAACAAGAAGGTGCTCGACGCGGTGACTCCCGAGGTCCGCGAGACGGCGTCCCTGGAGACGCTGGCCGACCTGGACAACGTGATTCCCGCGTCGCCGCCGAAGGACCGCGCGGCCTGGGTCAAGGCATGGGCCGAGGTGAAATCCTCCTGA
- a CDS encoding GntR family transcriptional regulator: MSEPTPLRPIETARSLAEDAADRIREQIILGGFQQGEHLKEARIAEQLNVSRGPVREAFKILRAEGLVAEEPRRGTFVVTLTAKDVTDIYGLRAAVEELAARLVCRAQDVSAIATLRALVDDIAAAAQTGSAPAVARADVAFHQGLCAVSGNSRVLEVFQRYVPTIRGLLRLDERIMPSLDQVAAQHMPMVDALAAGQEEAAARLVREHSLEAGRKLVALLPGNPENPAHTS, from the coding sequence GTGAGTGAGCCAACGCCGTTGCGGCCCATCGAAACCGCGCGATCCCTGGCCGAGGACGCCGCCGACCGGATCCGCGAACAGATCATCCTCGGCGGGTTCCAGCAGGGCGAGCACCTCAAGGAGGCGCGGATCGCCGAGCAGCTCAACGTGAGCCGGGGGCCGGTGCGGGAGGCGTTCAAGATCCTGCGGGCCGAGGGGCTGGTGGCCGAGGAGCCGCGGCGCGGCACGTTCGTGGTGACGTTGACCGCCAAGGACGTCACCGACATCTACGGCCTGCGCGCCGCGGTGGAGGAGCTGGCCGCGCGCCTGGTGTGCCGAGCGCAGGACGTGTCGGCGATCGCCACGCTGCGTGCCCTGGTCGACGACATCGCCGCGGCCGCCCAGACGGGCAGTGCCCCCGCGGTGGCGCGCGCCGACGTGGCCTTCCACCAGGGGCTGTGCGCGGTGTCGGGCAACAGCCGGGTGCTGGAGGTCTTCCAGCGTTACGTGCCCACGATCCGGGGCCTGTTGCGGCTCGACGAGCGCATCATGCCGTCGCTGGACCAGGTGGCGGCACAGCACATGCCGATGGTCGACGCCCTGGCGGCGGGGCAGGAGGAGGCGGCCGCCCGTCTGGTGCGCGAGCACTCGCTGGAGGCGGGCCGGAAGCTGGTGGCGCTACTGCCGGGAAATCCCGAAAACCCAGCACATACCTCGTAG
- a CDS encoding ABC transporter permease — protein MTIQLEAPETAAVDHIGGQRPPRRWLPAAYLSAPMTVLVLLVLVPMVILFLISLGMAVSRGHSAWSLEAYIEILTDPLYRKIAGTTIFIATTAMIVQLVVGVPLAYVMAFRAGRFEIPLLLALVVLDELNPVVRVYAWRMLLGRNGIINKFLEFIGVIDEPIDALLFNQGTVIVVLSTGWITYTIIPLYAAMKAINPALFQAAADLGAGWWTTARRILLPLAAPGIFVAVLLVYIPLFTDFAAPSLVGGTSGYMLGQAVSDLILEQGDLARGAALSNLLLLASGVVAAIAFRLSRINRLD, from the coding sequence GTGACGATTCAGCTGGAGGCGCCCGAGACCGCCGCCGTGGACCACATCGGCGGTCAGCGGCCGCCGCGGCGCTGGCTGCCCGCGGCCTACCTGTCGGCGCCGATGACCGTGCTGGTGCTGCTCGTGCTGGTGCCGATGGTGATCCTGTTCCTGATCAGCCTCGGCATGGCGGTCTCGCGCGGGCACAGCGCGTGGTCGTTGGAGGCCTACATCGAGATCCTGACCGATCCGCTGTACCGCAAGATCGCCGGCACGACGATCTTCATCGCCACCACGGCGATGATCGTGCAGCTGGTGGTCGGGGTGCCGTTGGCCTACGTGATGGCGTTCCGCGCGGGCCGTTTCGAGATCCCGCTGCTGCTGGCCCTGGTGGTGCTCGACGAGCTCAACCCCGTGGTGCGGGTCTACGCGTGGCGGATGCTGCTGGGCCGCAACGGCATCATCAACAAGTTCCTGGAGTTCATCGGCGTCATCGACGAACCGATCGACGCGCTGCTGTTCAACCAGGGCACGGTGATCGTCGTGCTGTCGACGGGTTGGATCACCTACACGATCATCCCGCTGTACGCCGCCATGAAGGCGATCAACCCCGCGCTGTTCCAGGCCGCCGCCGATCTCGGCGCCGGATGGTGGACGACGGCCCGGCGAATCCTGTTGCCGCTGGCCGCACCCGGCATCTTCGTCGCGGTTCTGCTGGTGTACATCCCGCTGTTCACTGACTTCGCCGCCCCGTCACTGGTCGGCGGCACCAGCGGCTACATGCTCGGCCAGGCGGTCAGCGACCTGATCCTCGAACAGGGCGATCTGGCGCGCGGCGCAGCGCTGAGCAACCTGTTGTTGTTGGCCTCCGGTGTCGTGGCGGCCATCGCGTTCCGGCTGTCGCGGATCAACCGGCTGGACTGA
- a CDS encoding ABC transporter permease — protein sequence MAISTHPSRSLLSSAAWNLGTVLATALVAVVLIVLVGPILLLAVFSFNDSSIIALPFEGFTLKWYRAAFADPEVVDAVRNSVVLAAIVAPLCVALGTAAAWGLTRFRFRTRGFWAALAGAPLVIPWLVMGVSGLLLFASLGVELSLLTIGAMHIAVTFPLVTALVSARLIRFEKSQEEAAVDLGASQLQLMTRVVLPQLAPTLGAALIFSFAWSFNNFEISFFNGGYEQTFPVWVYSVLRRSDNLPVVNAISTAVSVVQVAVVYGTWMVLKSVINRRGSQESFTDMVAGGLR from the coding sequence ATGGCAATCAGCACACACCCGAGCAGGAGTCTGCTGTCGTCGGCGGCGTGGAACCTGGGCACCGTACTGGCCACCGCGCTGGTCGCCGTCGTCCTGATCGTGCTCGTCGGACCCATCCTGCTGCTCGCCGTGTTCTCGTTCAACGACTCGTCGATCATCGCGCTGCCGTTCGAGGGCTTCACGCTCAAGTGGTACCGGGCGGCCTTCGCCGACCCCGAGGTCGTTGACGCGGTGCGCAACTCGGTTGTGCTGGCGGCGATCGTGGCCCCGCTGTGCGTCGCGCTGGGCACCGCGGCGGCCTGGGGCCTGACCCGGTTCCGGTTCCGCACCCGCGGTTTCTGGGCGGCACTGGCCGGCGCCCCGCTGGTGATCCCCTGGCTGGTGATGGGTGTCAGCGGGCTGCTCTTGTTCGCCTCGCTCGGTGTCGAGTTGTCGCTGCTGACGATCGGGGCGATGCACATCGCGGTGACCTTCCCCCTGGTGACGGCGCTGGTGTCGGCCCGCCTGATCCGTTTCGAGAAATCCCAGGAGGAGGCGGCCGTGGACCTGGGCGCCTCACAACTTCAGCTGATGACCCGGGTGGTGCTGCCGCAGCTGGCGCCGACGCTCGGCGCGGCGCTGATCTTCTCGTTCGCGTGGTCGTTCAACAACTTCGAGATCAGCTTCTTCAACGGCGGTTACGAACAGACCTTCCCGGTGTGGGTGTACTCGGTGCTGCGGCGCTCGGACAACCTGCCCGTCGTCAACGCCATCTCCACCGCGGTGTCGGTGGTCCAGGTGGCGGTGGTCTACGGGACATGGATGGTGCTCAAGTCCGTCATCAACCGCCGGGGATCCCAGGAGAGCTTCACCGACATGGTGGCGGGAGGTCTGCGGTGA
- a CDS encoding cupin domain-containing protein → MNTTPEQALMANSLVRAPRLELAHEVVPEQQRAVGAPRTGSVELAGFHGVEVGVWEMTPGTMTDVEVDEIFVVLSGAATIEFADGSPTLRVGAGDIVRLAAGAATVWTVTETLRKIYLTRQD, encoded by the coding sequence GTGAACACAACCCCGGAACAGGCGCTGATGGCCAACAGCCTGGTGCGCGCACCGCGGCTCGAGCTGGCACACGAGGTGGTGCCCGAGCAGCAGCGGGCGGTGGGGGCGCCGCGCACCGGATCGGTGGAGCTGGCCGGCTTCCACGGCGTCGAGGTGGGGGTGTGGGAGATGACCCCGGGAACGATGACCGACGTGGAGGTCGACGAGATCTTCGTCGTCCTGAGCGGGGCGGCGACCATCGAGTTCGCCGACGGCAGCCCCACCCTGCGGGTCGGCGCCGGTGACATCGTCCGGCTCGCGGCAGGCGCGGCCACGGTGTGGACGGTCACCGAGACCCTGCGCAAGATCTACCTGACGCGGCAGGACTGA